A single region of the Armatimonadota bacterium genome encodes:
- a CDS encoding energy-coupling factor transporter transmembrane protein EcfT: MRAVPIGQYLPRDSAVHRLDPRTKILATTVLTVAVFLVGTFLGHALFAAVVAGLILVSRIPPRTVLAGLRPVLFLLLLTVLLNLLFSGTTGSRVLLRMGPVVLTVEAVTRAVFVGLRLLLLVVVTSLFTYTTSPMELTDGMERLLRPFRRVGVPGHELAMMMSIALRFIPTLLEEAERIMKAQMARGAEFGRGNLVQRARALLPILVPLFVSAFRRADELALAMEARGYRGGEGRTRMRELRFGARDLVAAVVTVMVVLLVALPGRVAWR, encoded by the coding sequence CTGCGCGCCGTGCCCATCGGCCAGTACCTGCCGCGCGACAGCGCGGTGCACCGCCTCGACCCGCGCACGAAGATCCTGGCCACGACGGTGCTCACGGTGGCGGTCTTCCTGGTGGGGACCTTCCTCGGCCACGCCCTCTTCGCCGCGGTCGTGGCGGGGCTCATCCTGGTGAGCCGCATCCCGCCGCGCACCGTGCTGGCCGGCTTGCGCCCGGTGCTCTTCCTGCTCCTCCTCACCGTCTTGCTCAACCTGCTCTTCAGCGGGACGACGGGGAGCCGGGTGCTCCTGCGGATGGGGCCGGTGGTGCTCACCGTCGAGGCGGTCACGCGGGCCGTCTTCGTGGGGCTGCGCCTGCTCCTCCTGGTCGTCGTCACCTCGCTCTTCACCTACACGACCTCGCCCATGGAGCTGACCGACGGGATGGAGCGGCTGCTGCGCCCCTTCCGCCGGGTGGGCGTGCCCGGCCACGAGCTGGCGATGATGATGTCCATCGCCCTGCGCTTCATCCCCACGCTCCTGGAGGAGGCGGAGCGCATCATGAAGGCGCAGATGGCCCGCGGGGCGGAGTTCGGGCGGGGCAACCTGGTCCAGCGGGCCCGGGCCCTCCTGCCGATCCTGGTGCCGCTCTTCGTCAGCGCCTTCCGCCGGGCCGACGAGCTGGCCCTGGCGATGGAGGCGCGGGGCTACCGCGGCGGGGAGGGGCGGACGCGGATGCGGGAGCTGCGCTTCGGCGCCCGCGACCTCGTGGCCGCGGTGGTCACCGTGATGGTGGTGCTGCTGGTGGCGCTCCCCGGGCGGGTGGCGTGGCGGTAG